The genomic region gtcggacatgactggacctaatggtcaggggtccctttacctttaccttacatgttAATAGTTCAGAAGAGTTGCTAAATTTTTCACTAGTGAGAGCTAATGGTTGAGAGGTATCTGAAGATCTTTATTGAGTGATAGGCTGTGTCCACAtggcattttattctagaatcaattaATACTGCatacttgtttttattatgtaaggcacacacaatctagatctattggattggggggggggtgttgcctcTGAAAAATGCTTcctgagaaactggtttcattctgcaaataaaaGTTCATTGCAGATGGATTTAGCATTACCCCACAGTATgtccatttaaaaacagaaaaagagaggTGTAATAGGCAGGgaaattactgcaatgtgttatacgtaggACTTTCTCTGAAGAtggtccagaaacttcagctagtgcagaattcggaggccaggttgctcacaggGACAAGATGGCTGTGGTGTAGCACAGGGGTGTTTGCCCCAGGAACAAAATTGTTAGTGCAAAATTGttagtgcaaaatttcaacacctggtgctgcctcaatacagctgtgcacttccatCGTTGGAAACAGCTTCGCCATGTGAAAGAGGGAGCgatctctccagacaacggaacaactctttttttttttatctctgtggctgctatctcctgggtgatgtggacaccattaggcagttgaatgcacacacatactttgtccatttccctccctctcaccAATCCCTCAGCACAGTCCCAGGTGCtgacaacccatgctatgccactgcaagacgttttgagcatattacactgaacCTGGCATGACTGCACTGGCcgccagttagtttccaggcccaattcaaagtgctggtcttgacctataaagccttaaaaggcTAAGGACTGCAGTACTTCAAGCACTGCTTCTCCCATATGGACCAACTCAGAACCTGGGAgaatcctctgaggcccttcttcctgtGCCACCTCCATAAGAGGTCTGTAGGGTGGCAATAGGGGAttgggccttttctacagtggctccccatttgtagaacaCTCTCCCCAGAAAGGTTCGgctggcactttcattatacacctttagccactaggcagaaacattcctcttcaaccagtttgtctgattgacatctgatgcccttttaattGTGCCATGGGAGATGGGAATATCGGTTTGTTGTTATTCTTATTTTCACTATGTATTTTgaggtttttatattgtaattttatgttgtgaactgccctgagatctgtggatgaagggtggtatacaaatttaataattaatagtaataatttttgaTATCCAACCAGCCCAATGATGTTATAATTCCTGAGGATCAGATAGAGAGGTCTAAAGGACAACATTGTCCATCcttcaggcctgaggttcctaaCCTCATGCATGTCTGAATGAGAAACAGACAGAGCTATCTGAAGACTGACTGATGGGCAGGACCCAGCAGGCCAGGATGAACCCCAATCCACCATTTTCTATAGGGCTTGAATGTCTGCATAAGACTTGATCCACCTCGAATGAAGAAGCAGAAATTCGCAATtatgctttgaggtttttatcTGTCCCTGGAAACAAGTGTGGTTTATTCATGTGTGTGTTGTGGTTTGAGATTCATATTTGTTggaacccagtcatatgggcagtgttgttgttcagtcgttcagtcgtgtccgactcttcgtgaccccatggaccagagcacgccaagcacccctatcctccactgcctcccgcagtttggccaaactcatgctagtatgggcagggtacaaatatactAATACCtgtactaatactaatactaataatgcCTTGAGGTGGGCAGTGGATTCTGCCTAGTAGGGGTGCACATTTATTTGTTGCCTGACTTACAGACTGTCTTTCAAGCTACAGTTGACTGTTCAAGGTGATGCAAAGATTTAAATACCCAAATTTAGATTTCtaatcataataaataataagaaagaTGCTGCTTGCCTCCAGTTATGCTTCAGCCATTGTAAGGAAACCATATATTACAAAAGCAGCCTGTTCTCTCCTCTAAAGGAAGCCAACTCCATATACCACTGGCCCTGGCAGTCTTCACTATTTACGAAGGGCATAACAATTATATAGCACTGGCCCTCTTATGGCCCAGAGTTGGGCTGTTGTGGAACGTATTTCTGCTTTCTGAAAGTAGCTTTCAAGTACAAATAAAAAGTGGGCTTGGGTATTTTGGCACAAAGGAACTGGGAGAAAATGAAAGGTGGGGGGAAATAGACGTCAAATGTTTTTTATTCCGTTTCCTGAGGGGCTGAACTGGGTGTTCTGTTGAATGTGTGGTTTCTTTTGAAAGCTTATGGAAATGCCCTCCCTCTCATCTACTAAAATTCAAAACATAGGCACAAATCATTTATAGGAGACAAAAAAACAATAAGTAGTGTCAGCACAGAGGGCTATATTTTACTTGGCTGTGCCATGAGGAATTATGGTGGCCTGCAATGAGTAGAATATAAAGTAACATACGGTGCTTGTTCACAACAGGGTTGGAAATTATAAAATGTAAAATCCAATATATTTTCTTCATGGTGTCAAACAGCCGGGAGTTTTTTTATGGCTTCTAGCAGGATGTCATGCCTTTTCTCGTGGACCAATAATTCCAGAAGCACATTTAAGTGCATGCTGTTCTTTATGTGTtttgatgtgtgtttttaaagtacTTGCAAATTTTAATAGAGTGAGACTCATGCCGATGTAATGATACTTTAAGTGATCAAACTTAGACTTGCTTAGTTAAACAAGTAGCAGCAAGGTATTTAATATAATGCTGAGGATATGGCTTCTAAAGGAAGGTGATAGCAACACCGTTGAGCgaacctgaatgttggaagacttaGGACAAACAAATGAAGGTCCTTCTCCACACAGTACACAGTTAAACTAGGGAATCCACTCTCACAAAAAGTAGTGATGGGAGCAACTTAGAAAGCTTTCAAAGAGGGTTAAATGAATTCATAGGAGATATGCCTATCAGTGGctaactagccatgatggctgtgttttgtttccaATGTTGGAAAtgacatgcttctgaatcccagttgatggaaaccacaagTGGGCAAACTGttgtgcatatacagtggtaccttggttttcagaTGTCTCCGTTGatgaacgtttcggttttcgaatgcgaaaaacctggaagtaaatgcttccgttttcaaacatgccccggaagtcgaatggctttcGCTgagtgtttttcaattttctcaattaaatttgcagacctccctttgcgccttggttatcaaatgtttcagaactcaaacggtcttccgaAACAGATTACgtccgaaaaccgaggtaccactgtatatataaataatttttgatgATCTGGAAAGTAACAGAGTAGCTTACAGCTAGGAAGCTAAATAACTCTTCCAGGTGACTGATAACTTCTTTGTAAAGATGTCCAGACTCTTTATATTCAAAAAGAACTTTGCTTTCATAAACTGAAAAGAATATATTTAGAATCTCATGCTTATCCACCTTCTTCCTTATAGAGAGCTCTTGCACAGGTTTCTCCCTATTAATGTTTAGGGATCTTCCTCTGTCTGTTTCATTTCAGATAGATCACAGTGACACAGCAGTGTCCTGAGAAGTCTCTCTCAACAGCCATTCTTCCTCACACCCACAGAGAGAAGAAGCAAATAGCAGTTAAAAATAAGTTACTGGAATAACATCTTCTAAAAGTTCTGTTCTTACCACATATTCCAATTCATTCCCAGGTCTCTCTTCTGAAAGGCATGTGAATTTGACAAATTTCTGTGTGGAAACAGATATTTTCCTAGAAATATCTAATATCCCCAAGAAATatctaaatcttttttttttaacttggctGATCTTCATGAATATGACCTCAAACACAAACTGGGGTTCTGGTAGGGACTGGCATGGGAGCCTTATTCAATAAAACCAGGAGAACTTAAATAATCTTATCATTACAGGATCATGACCACGtagacattttaaaatgccacCTCCAATTAGTTTTCCTGCTCCTCGTCCTGTTAATGCTATTCAGTTCCATATTACCAACGTTCGTTAACATTGCAACATGTTAGTAATAAATAGCTATCAGTTGTGCTTATGCAAGGAGATATGTCATTATATCCGTCTGTAAATAATATTCCTTTTTTCTACTGCTCATCTGGCATGACTGCAAATATTAATTTATCCAAATCCTATAGTTTAGAGAAATCATTCTTATTGATTTCCCTGACAGAGTGTACAGCTCATTCTGAAGCATTTTATACCCTTGTCTGACCTGGATATAGAAAACACTGTCTTGCCTTCAAGATTTCTCTTCTCTAGCCTGTCATTTCTGTCCGGACTCTTTATTATCTGAGTTATGAAATGCTATAGACTGATAGATATCGGCAAGTCTTGATTAAAATTCATTCCACATAGCTTGCTGGCTGCCTCAAAGGAGCAAAGGTCCTAAGAACTGAAAATCCAAGTTATTTTTTTGAAGTGTTAAGCATGAAAAACAGGTCTTTGTTTGATACATACAtctgagtttctttctttctctcactctTCATTCTGACCCAACAACTGGCCACTGTTGAGAACCTGCAATGCCTGAGTTGTGGTTTTGTCATCTCTAGATACTGCTGACAGTTAAACTACTGTATGACAAGCGCAGCTTACCACCGAATTTCTGAAACTTGCAAAGAAGCAAGGCATCATAGCATGTGACACAGGCAGTTGATTTCCCACAtcactccattttttttttcattttctgaaagAACCAGCCTCATTTTTAATTCAGCTTGTGCCTTTTCCATGTCACTCCTTGTCCTTTCCATCTCCAATCATCTGCAGCACGTATTTCCACCCCCTTCCTCATTTTGACTGGCAGGTAAAAGCATTGAGACAGATCTATCTTGTAGACATTTGGCTTCTAAAATGGTAGTGAAAAGAGCCAATGCAATCTGGTGGGAAGACTATTAGAGTCGGAACAGGGTTCATATTGCGGCTGAATCATGAAACACTCTAGGAACCATTGGACTAGCCTCAACATAACCTGTCTCACGAGAGTTTTGTTAGAACAAATGGGACAACCTTAAGAGAGGGATAACTTAGAggacacccacaccatacatttaaaggacctggctccccacccccacccccagaatcctggaaactgtagtttacccttcacagaactaTGATTCCCAGTACTCTTAAGacacaacagttcccaggatttgggggcagggaagcaatgtgctttaaatggatggtgtagATACAGAGATACAGCACTCCTCTCAACCCCCAACCCATGATTATTCTACTCAATGATAAAATACCGGAATCGGAATGTGTTGTCCAGGAGCACATTATACGCCAGTGTATTTCCAATAACTACTTTTCTTGAAAACATGCGATGTCGTTTTGCCAAGTGTCTTacatattgttgtgagtttggggctGGTTTAGTCTTGGTTAAATGCCTGGGGAGGACCACTTCCCCATCTCTTCCTGCCACTCAGCATTGGACCATCTTGCTTCTGATCTCTCACCTTGGCAGCACCTCTTGACCAAGCTATTGGTTTGCTGGTTGTCACCTTCCACAAATACGCTGAAAAGGATGGTGATAAAAACAGCCTAAATAAGAAGGAGTTGAAGGAGCTGATACAGAAAGAGCTGACCATTGGACTGAAACTGCAGGACACAGAGATACAGACATTAATGAAAGATCTGGACTGCAATGGGGACCAAGTCATGAACTTTCAGGAAGATGTCACTTTCCTGGGTCCCATGGCAATGTTTTACAATGAAGCTTTGTGTTCGTAAATGTATGCCCCATTGAGACGAGGTGTTGTGGTTCAGGATTATATCTCTGTAGGCAGTTTCACGTCCAGTAAAATTtaagttttgtaaaaaaaaaaatgccaatggTAGATTCCATGGTTGAACTAGCCTTTGTGAGATAGTATCACCTAAGCATGGccacagggacgcaggtggtgctgtggtctaaacaactgagcctagggcttgccgatcagaagagtcctttaagttcctgggctctataatttctcaaaacttaaatcgGTCAGGgaacatcaatattattatttaaaaggtccaCTAGAGATTGTATTTCTTGCAACAACTAAGAAAATTAGTTGGCACAGCCTCTAAGTtggataagaagaggctccaacgagcagtaagaattgcagagagggtaattggtgttagtttgcctccaatagagacactttgTGCTGCtagagccaggaagagagcagagagaattgttgcagacccttcgcatcctggtcattacctgtttgatttacttccatccggacgtcgttacaggactctatacacaaaaacgtctaggcacaggaatagttttcccctttgtgccatcaaactgttgaatttgtagttgtgtgcggaagggaggtcagttggtggtctggggtttctttgctgtgctgttgtatcatgaggggaatagtgtttgtatgaggtacgcttttctttacattgcgatgtagtcgaagcaaaattccaagtatgattgatacatggccaataaattattccttattccttattccatgcttgatttctgctgaaatccaaggaggtggctatgggagaagcaagactttctagggtgttaatgctgtgaatccctGCACCATAAGCTCAGGTGgaagatatgtgtaaataaaccatatagcataaagacaccacagtctccgctgtgcctcattccgaggaaactgaaccctgggaaaGAGCCTGGAACTTATGGAATATCACAcggctcagagattggggtggtgtgcaacaacatGGTGCAGTGTCGGAAGAGATGGGGGGGAGAGTCATGTTTCCTTTTTAGCCCAAAATAACACAACCATAGACACTGGGATGGGAACGGTGAAGGACGAATTGATGTAACAGCTATGTTAAATCATGTTCGTATTTGCCATGTAAGAAGCACTCACTTAATTGGCACGCAAAATGTTGTGTTCAAACCTGCCTGTGAATCCTGTCGTAATGACTTGGCTCTCTAGAGGAAGCTCAAGCAGGTTTTGCTTGACAGAACACAGGCAAGTTTTAAAATACTATAACTTGCGCAAAGGAAACCCAAGGGATGCCAACTGTATCAGAGGGAATATAGATAAGCATGAAGGCTCACTCTTGAATGAGCCTCTTCCCATACCTCTGGTATGGGAAAATTCAGATTGAGGTAGGGAgaagtgtgggaaggcagtgatttggagaCGAACACCATTTGGACACCATAGAATTAATGGAGGTACAAGAAGCTTACTTTCCAATTTAAATGACATAATGGATGAAGCCTGAGTCTTGTAGGCTATGATGTTGTATATGTGCTTTCATTTCCTGTTTCTATTGATAAAGAAGTTGTACATGCCTATTTAAAATTTTCCCAAATGTTGAAGCATCACAAATTGAGTAGGCCAACACCTCTACCTCCATCAGGGCAGCATGGTTTTGCCTCCAGAATTCTGCAGCTGGCTTGGTGTAAATGTGGTCATTGTTCCACCCCACATATTTTATAATTAAATAACAGCCCTGTCtcatgcatgcctactcagaagtaagtctcattgtgtTGAATGGgatttactcataagtaagtgtgcatatgattgcaacccaatttcctttttctttccttttcgttTTCCTTCCTTCAGGTTGCCCCATTTCATTACAGCTTTTTGCCATCTGGTCAAATTGTTTCACACTTTTGACAGGAGTGGGAAATATCATGACTTAGCAGCTGCTTTTCTCTTTGAGACAGGAAATCCAGTTGTACATCATTCTTTGCTTtaatagtaatttatttccaTCTCTAAAAATGGCCATATTCTATCAGCAGCACAAAAACAACACGTAACATTGTAGCACCTATTCAGGGGTCTAAAGATTCTTGTGTCATAGAGGACAGGAaacaacctttttctttttctttttactactGGTCATTTTTCACACTTACCTCTGAGTGAATAGGAGACAAACACAGAGTTCTAATTGCACCATAAAAAGAGAATTATTTATAAAAGGGAATGCTGGACCCCATGGACTGTGAACCATTGACACACATCCCATAAAACAAATCAAATTAATTTAACAAGTCCAAGGGGAgctattaattttatttagagTGGGGGTTGATGGTGAGAAGGGGGAAGGAATCTTGCCCAGATTGAAACTGTCCCTATATCACATTAAGTACACATAAGCAATACTCTAGAAGAGTAGTTGTGGTAGCCACTTTTAGCCAGcaatgagagggagagggagtgggagtgggagagggagtgggagtgggagagggagagggagagggagagaatcctGTGGTACTTTTAAGAGCAGCAAATTTATTGTGACGTGGTTTTCATCTGCTGGGGGCCATTTTGAAAGATGCACGAAGTATCCTAGAAACTGTTAGGCCAACGTGTATGGGGACAAATTTAGTCCCTGGTGGGGAACCTCCAATCTGTAGGTCTAATTAGACCAGGCAATGGTTCTAACCTGTTCTGACAAACTGTTTATCCCAAACCTTGTCCatctgccctacacctgacatcagATATGGGGCACATAAGCTGTGGCTGCAAATCATTAAGTGGAAGCCTCAAAGTGTGCTCTCCATTGTTTATTGGGCAAGTGGGTCTTGTAGTTGACACCTTAGAGCATAAAAAtaacctgcaggatcaggccaatggcccatctagttcagcatttggAGTCAGATGCAAGCCATACTGAGGTTGGTTCCACTCAGGAGCTCCCAATGGGTTTTTAGAGGAATACTTCCTTTAATCTTAGTGCTGCACTCATGAATAGTAGCCGCTGATAGCTTTATCGTCCATGAATGTTTCTAACCTCATTTTGAAGCCAACTAAGGCCAACTAATCCTTacacttacctgggtgtaagtcctattgaactctgtAGGACTTAGACCTGAATAATATATAGGATTACAGTACAAACTGGTGGCCATAGTAACAACTTATTTTTCTAGGAATTTGGTGGCTATCTGTTCTGTGTAACTGTACACGGTGCCTGATGCTTAAATCTTTTCCATgccacttcttaaaaaaataagtagTTGTTGTTTTCAGAGCACAGAGAGACTTACTTCTTTGATGTTTCAATAAGTGTGTTCCTTGTTATATATGAGGAAACCCTAGACAGCCTTTGAAagtaaaaggtgtttttttttagtgcaACTACCATATGGATATAGGGCTttagacaaaggacaagatggtaccCCCCTACTACAAATCCATATAGAGAAACTGACTGGCTGGTCTTGTATTGATATCTAGAGATAAGAGCTTCCcacaatatatttttctttagcTTGTGTGGTGTTCTAtttaatctttttaaaataacatcgATCAACTCCAACAAAACCTATGCAGCGTAACATGCTTATCTCAGTCACATATAAGAACAACACTGAGAGATCACACTGTCAAATAACTGAATATTTCAACAAACCATGGCATAGTCTCTCCATAAGTAAGCACGAATGGCTGGCAGTCATTAACATCTCTTCTGTTCACAAAGTTGATATATGGGGACCATACCTTATGAAAATTATTACGTTTCGTTTGGCCTCTGTAAACCCTTCTGTGTTGTGCTTGATGCTCAGAAAGAGCGAGATCCCAAACATTCCTTTGCCATCTTGTCGAAGATGAACCCCCGGAGTTTTTCCAGTGGAAGATGATCTCTAAACAAGCAGCAGTGATCAGCATAGGACTGTTTAGTGTTGCACATGGATTTTTAATCTTTTAAGAAAGCActtcttatacaggtgaaactcgaaaaattagaatatcatggaaaagtccatttatataagcaattgttttcattagctactggagtttaatatatgagatatgtCATGCCTTTGcatgttataattgtgatgatcatggCGTGCAGCCACCCAAAggtgaaattgttaatttggggttctcatcagctgtacaccataatcatcacaattataacaaataaaggcttgacatatctcgctttgcatgtcatgagtctatctcatatattagtttcaccttttaagttgaattactgaaagaaatgaacctttccacgatattctaatttttcgagtttcacctgtatatgcataAGGGAATGAGAAGGCAAATCCTATCTCCCTAGGTGTAGTGCTTCAAAGGTCAAGTTGATGATGTATATGCAGTCCTCTACTAACATTTCAAGATATATTCATTTTCCTTTGCTCAATAACATCTCTTGCTCCAAGCCCTGTGCTCTCagtaatttaccgtatttttccatgtacctGCATAATGCGTCCCTGTGTATAAGACCAACCCCCTTATTTTTAAGTAAAaacacctagtcttatacacagaaaagtacagtatgtATCTTTTTGAAATCAGAGATTTAAACATAGCAACTGTATTGGACAGGACCCAAATCTTAGAAACTGATTAAAGTTTAATTGTAGGGGGAAGATGGGAATTAATAAAAACTCAGCTGTGTTTCTTgatctgctccccctcccccgactTTTACTTGGGTTGGGGATAAAAGGAAGCAATCATTCTGTAACTATGTAATTAATTTAAATATCTGAATAACTTAGCATTCATGAATGTagcacttttttcattttctttctcagtATTGCCTCATAAAATGAGCAAAGTCTGTTCATCTGATAGTTTCAGGATTATTATTGCTGCTGGAGACAGAGAATTGTGAGGCAGAGCCGATACTGTCATTTGCATGCTAGTATTTTACATGGGTGGATAAAGGCATTTTGATTTCTAATGAAAATTCAGCTGATAATGATCTTGGATTGGTTTGATTTACATGGATGATGATGTCTTCATTAGTTGGAGCAAATGATTAATCTTTCTTTACTACAGCTACTTGTGAGCTTTCCCCCCCCAATGTGGCATTTTAATTTTCAGGTTGACAACCAGTCAGAAAGAATCTATTACACATGATCAAAGCTTGTGCTAGATAGTTTTTGCCTTTGGATGACAAACAGAACATTCCTCAAGTTGAGGAAAGGTTATTTGTTCTTTAATCTGCATGGGTTTTCAACTCCTCTGCACACAGCATTCCATTTGTTTGACATGCATCTAGTTCTTTGTTAGCGAATTTATCTGTTTAACCATTTTGTTAGGCATAAGCAGAGGAACATCTTGAAGTTAACTATTGCAAAGCTGAATTTGTGTTTCACAATGTAAATAAAGCTTCACTAGGATAGAGGCCTATGGATATGGAGCTCCTAGGAAGGGGTGTCTCTAGCCTGTGTTGGGGCAGTATTC from Lacerta agilis isolate rLacAgi1 chromosome 11, rLacAgi1.pri, whole genome shotgun sequence harbors:
- the LOC117055307 gene encoding protein S100-A6-like; this encodes LTLAAPLDQAIGLLVVTFHKYAEKDGDKNSLNKKELKELIQKELTIGLKLQDTEIQTLMKDLDCNGDQVMNFQEDVTFLGPMAMFYNEALCS